One segment of Eschrichtius robustus isolate mEscRob2 chromosome 3, mEscRob2.pri, whole genome shotgun sequence DNA contains the following:
- the LHX4 gene encoding LIM/homeobox protein Lhx4, translating to MMQSAAVPAEGAVKGLPEMLGVPMQQIPQCAGCNQHILDKFILKVLDRHWHSSCLKCADCQMQLADRCFSRAGSVYCKEDFFKRFGTKCTACQQGIPPTQVVRKAQDFVYHLHCFACIICNRQLATGDEFYLMEDGRLVCKEDYETAKQNDDSEAGAKRPRTTITAKQLETLKNAYKNSPKPARHVREQLSSETGLDMRVVQVWFQNRRAKEKRLKKDAGRHRWGQFYKSVKRSRGGSKQEKESSAEDCGVSDSELSFREDQILSELGHTNRIYGNVGDVTGGQLMNGSFSMDGTGQSYQDLRDGSPYGIPQSPSSISSLPPHAPLLNGLDYMVDSNLGIIAHAGQGVSQTLRAMAGGPTSDISTGSSVGYPDLPTSPASWLDEIDHPPF from the exons AGATCCCCCAGTGTGCTGGCTGCAACCAGCATATCCTGGACAAGTTCATCCTGAAGGTCCTGGACAGACACTGGCACAGCTCCTGCCTCAAGTGTGCAGACTGCCAGATGCAGCTGGCTGACAGGTGCTTCTCCAGGGCCGGGAGCGTCTACTGCAAGGAAGACTTCTTCAA GCGCTTCGGCACAAAATGCACGGCCTGCCAGCAGGGCATCCCCCCGACCCAGGTGGTCAGGAAGGCGCAGGACTTCGTCTACCACCTGCACTGCTTCGCCTGCATCATCTGTAACCGGCAGCTGGCCACGGGGGACGAGTTCTACCTCATGGAGGACGGGCGGCTGGTGTGCAAGGAGGACTATGAGACGGCCAAGCAGAACG ATGACTCAGAGGCCGGAGCTAAGCGACCCCGGACCACCATCACAGCGAAGCAGCTGGAGACATTGAAGAACGCCTACAAGAACTCCCCTAAGCCTGCCCGGCACGTGAGGGAGCAGCTGTCCTCGGAGACAGGCCTGGACATGAGGGTCGTACAG gtttggtttcagaACAGAAGGGCCAAGGAGAAGCGGCTGAAGAAGGACGCGGGGCGGCACCGCTGGGGGCAGTTCTATAAGAGCGTCAAGAGGAGCCGGGGAGGCAGCAAGCAGGAGAAGGAGAGCTCGGCAGAGGACTGTGGGGTTAGTGACAGTGAGCTGAGCTTCCGAG AGGATCAAATTCTCTCAGAACTTGGCCACACCAATAGGATTTATGGCAACGTGGGGGACGTTACAGGCGGACAGTTAATGAATGGGAGCTTCTCCATGGACGGGACAGGACAATCCTATCAGGACTTGAGGGATGGGAGCCCCTATGGAATCCCCCAGTCTCCATCCTCCATCTCGTCCCTGCCACCCCACGCTCCTTTGCTCAATGGGCTGGATTACATGGTGGACAGTAATCTGGGCATCATTGCGCACGCAGGGCAGGGAGTCAGCCAGACGCTGAGAGCCATGGCTGGGGGACCCACTTCTGACATCTCCACAGGAAGCAGTGTAGGTTATCCCGACTTGCCAACTAGCCCAGCCTCTTGGCTCGATGAAATAGATCATCCTCCTTTTTAA